The following coding sequences are from one Paenibacillus sp. JDR-2 window:
- a CDS encoding 5'-3' exonuclease → MNENKILIVDGMALLFRAFFAQQYSARRMADGTPTNAIYGFMQYLFDAVNQFQPTHVACCWDMGSKTFRTEMYSNYKANRPEAPDDLIPQFSLVKDIVAALGIPNIGIEGYEADDCIGTVSKQLSQMAHVYILTGDQDMLQLVEERIHVVIMKKGRGNYAVYDLGFLKEDKGIHPFQVIEMKGLTGDTSDNYPGVKGIGEKTALKLLQEFESIDGILSNLDSVSKSIKAKIEADLDMLHLSRTLARINIEVPVACSLEECVWSVPVEAEIVFEKYRLASLLKIIV, encoded by the coding sequence ATGAACGAAAATAAAATTCTTATAGTAGATGGAATGGCGCTGCTATTCCGTGCCTTTTTTGCTCAGCAATACAGCGCTAGAAGAATGGCAGACGGTACGCCTACCAATGCGATTTACGGTTTTATGCAGTATCTGTTTGACGCGGTTAACCAGTTTCAGCCGACTCACGTGGCATGCTGCTGGGATATGGGGAGCAAAACGTTCCGTACCGAGATGTACTCGAATTACAAAGCTAACAGACCGGAAGCTCCGGACGATCTGATCCCGCAATTTTCGCTCGTGAAGGATATCGTAGCCGCTCTTGGTATTCCGAATATCGGAATTGAGGGCTATGAGGCGGACGACTGTATCGGTACGGTATCGAAGCAGCTCAGCCAAATGGCTCATGTGTACATCCTGACGGGTGATCAGGATATGCTGCAGCTGGTAGAGGAACGCATTCATGTTGTCATTATGAAAAAAGGCAGAGGCAATTATGCGGTCTATGATCTAGGTTTCCTTAAAGAAGATAAAGGTATCCATCCTTTCCAGGTTATTGAGATGAAAGGTTTGACCGGCGACACAAGCGATAACTATCCGGGAGTCAAAGGAATCGGCGAAAAAACGGCGCTGAAGCTTCTTCAGGAGTTTGAGTCGATCGACGGAATTTTGAGCAATCTGGACTCCGTATCGAAGAGTATCAAGGCAAAGATTGAAGCCGATTTGGATATGCTGCATCTATCACGGACGCTTGCACGGATTAACATTGAAGTGCCGGTTGCTTGCAGCCTGGAGGAATGCGTATGGAGCGTTCCGGTTGAAGCAGAAATTGTATTTGAAAAATATCGTCTGGCCTCATTATTGAAAATTATCGTTTAA